The Roseicyclus marinus genome has a segment encoding these proteins:
- a CDS encoding YgaP family membrane protein: protein MPRNEGTIDRAIRIIAGLVLISLVFIGPQTVWGWIGVVPLITGLVGYCPAYRLLGINTCALKS from the coding sequence ATGCCCCGCAACGAAGGCACCATCGATCGCGCCATCCGCATCATCGCGGGCCTTGTGCTGATCTCGCTCGTGTTCATCGGCCCCCAGACGGTCTGGGGCTGGATCGGCGTCGTGCCGCTGATCACCGGGCTTGTCGGCTATTGCCCTGCCTACCGCCTGCTCGGGATCAACACCTGCGCACTGAAGTCCTGA
- the dapE gene encoding succinyl-diaminopimelate desuccinylase, producing the protein MPTDPARLTADLVRCPSVTPTEGGALTLLQGLLEQAGFACTRVDRGDTPNLFARWGAKGAAKSFGFNGHTDVVPVGDEAAWTHPPFSAHEQDGWLYGRGATDMKSGVAAFAAAAIDFVAATPPDGAILLTITGDEEGPGRDGTIAILDWMQANGEAMDICIVGEPTSVEHIGDMVKIGRRGSMTARFTVTGKQGHSAYLHKALNPMPAVALLAHRLSTHQLDQGTDHFDPSTISVTTIDTGNPASNVIPARSRMTVNIRFNDRHTGQTLTDWLDAEATAVAEATGTTIDMDTQVSGEAFLTPPGPLSDLVRRAIGQETNQSPTLSTTGGTSDARFVKDHCPVVEFGLVGHRMHEVDERVWLQDIHDLKRIYTRMLTEYFAPQR; encoded by the coding sequence ATGCCTACCGATCCCGCACGCCTGACAGCCGATCTCGTCCGCTGCCCCTCCGTCACCCCGACCGAAGGCGGCGCGCTCACCCTCCTGCAGGGGCTTCTGGAACAGGCGGGTTTCGCCTGCACCCGCGTCGACCGGGGCGATACCCCCAATCTCTTCGCCCGCTGGGGCGCCAAAGGGGCTGCGAAAAGCTTCGGCTTCAACGGCCATACCGATGTCGTCCCCGTGGGCGACGAGGCCGCCTGGACCCATCCCCCCTTTTCCGCCCATGAACAGGATGGCTGGCTCTACGGGCGCGGCGCCACCGACATGAAATCGGGCGTCGCGGCCTTTGCCGCCGCCGCGATCGACTTCGTCGCCGCAACGCCCCCCGATGGCGCGATCCTCCTGACCATCACCGGCGACGAGGAGGGGCCGGGCCGCGACGGCACCATCGCCATCCTCGACTGGATGCAGGCCAATGGCGAGGCGATGGATATCTGCATCGTGGGCGAGCCGACCTCGGTCGAGCACATCGGCGACATGGTCAAGATCGGCCGCCGCGGCTCGATGACCGCGCGCTTCACCGTGACCGGCAAACAGGGCCATTCCGCCTATCTGCACAAGGCGCTGAACCCGATGCCCGCGGTGGCCCTGTTGGCGCACCGGCTCTCGACCCACCAACTCGACCAGGGCACCGACCATTTCGATCCCTCGACCATCTCGGTCACCACGATCGACACCGGCAACCCGGCCTCCAACGTCATCCCCGCCCGCAGCCGCATGACGGTGAACATCCGCTTCAACGACCGCCACACGGGCCAGACCCTCACCGACTGGCTCGACGCCGAGGCCACAGCCGTGGCCGAGGCGACGGGAACGACCATCGACATGGACACCCAGGTCTCGGGCGAGGCTTTCCTGACCCCTCCGGGCCCGCTGTCCGATCTCGTGCGCCGCGCCATCGGGCAGGAAACCAACCAATCGCCCACCCTGTCCACCACCGGCGGCACGTCCGATGCCCGCTTCGTCAAGGATCATTGCCCGGTCGTGGAATTCGGCCTCGTCGGCCACCGCATGCACGAGGTCGACGAACGCGTCTGGCTGCAAGACATCCACGACCTCAAACGCATCTACACCCGCATGCTCACCGAATACTTCGCCCCACAGCGTTAA
- a CDS encoding HU family DNA-binding protein translates to MANKPMTKTQLVAAIAEEMGGDKKTAGAALDAVTAIVTREVAAGGAVTLPGIGKVYCRERPERMVRNPATGETIKKEADKQVKVTVAKALKDSVNG, encoded by the coding sequence ATGGCAAACAAACCCATGACCAAAACCCAGCTCGTTGCGGCCATCGCCGAAGAGATGGGCGGAGACAAGAAGACCGCGGGTGCAGCGCTGGACGCCGTCACCGCAATCGTGACCCGTGAAGTCGCCGCCGGCGGCGCCGTCACCCTGCCGGGCATCGGCAAGGTCTATTGCCGCGAGCGCCCCGAGCGCATGGTGCGCAACCCCGCCACCGGCGAGACGATCAAGAAAGAGGCCGACAAGCAGGTGAAGGTCACCGTCGCCAAGGCCCTCAAGGACAGCGTCAACGGCTGA
- a CDS encoding adenine deaminase — protein MEQRNIPPFPSWADVASDLVATAAGRAPADLVLRGGRVVLVQTREVMEGWQVAVRHGRFAYVGPDANHCIGPATEVVELGGRYLIPGLCDGHMHIESGMLTPAEFARAVIPHGTTSMFTDPHEIANVFGLRGVRLMHDEALMQPVNIWTQMPSCAPSAPGLETTGYEIGPEDVAEAMTWPGIIGLGEMMNFPGVVAGSQQMLAEIAETQKAGKTVGGHYASPDLGPAFHAYVAGGPADDHEGTCEADAVARMRQGMRSMIRLGSAWYDIESQITAITERGLDPRNMILCTDDCHSGTLVHEGHMNRAVRHAIGCGCDPLVALQMATINTASHFGLEREIGQIAPGRRADMIVTSDLAALPVEEVYARGVKVAEDGVCLAHCPHLDWPADTRGSVHLGRVLDARDFEIVAPEGADRVRVRVIGVVENQAPTEALEADLPVAGGIVEGAGGVAQIALVERHRGTGQVVNGFVSGFGYGPGMAMASTVAHDSHHMIVVGTDRAMMAQAANRLAEVGGGVTVWKDGTERALVELPIAGLMSDSPAAEVAAKAQAMVAAMAECGCTLNNAYMQHSLLALVVIPALRISDLGLVDVTRFQLTDLIVAPSP, from the coding sequence ATGGAACAGCGAAACATCCCCCCTTTCCCCAGCTGGGCCGATGTGGCCAGCGATCTGGTTGCGACCGCCGCAGGCCGCGCCCCCGCCGATCTGGTGCTGCGCGGGGGCCGCGTGGTGCTGGTGCAGACGCGCGAGGTGATGGAGGGCTGGCAGGTCGCCGTGCGCCATGGGCGCTTTGCCTATGTCGGACCGGACGCCAACCATTGCATCGGGCCCGCGACCGAGGTTGTCGAACTGGGCGGGCGCTACCTGATCCCCGGTCTGTGTGACGGGCATATGCATATCGAAAGCGGGATGCTGACGCCCGCCGAATTCGCCCGCGCGGTGATCCCGCATGGCACGACAAGCATGTTCACCGACCCCCATGAAATCGCCAATGTCTTTGGCCTGCGCGGCGTGCGGTTGATGCATGACGAGGCGTTGATGCAGCCCGTGAACATCTGGACCCAGATGCCAAGCTGCGCGCCGTCGGCCCCCGGGCTGGAGACGACGGGTTACGAGATCGGGCCGGAGGATGTGGCGGAGGCCATGACATGGCCGGGCATCATCGGCCTGGGCGAGATGATGAATTTCCCCGGCGTCGTGGCGGGCAGCCAGCAGATGCTGGCCGAGATCGCCGAGACGCAGAAGGCGGGCAAGACCGTGGGCGGGCATTACGCCTCGCCCGATCTGGGGCCTGCGTTCCATGCCTATGTCGCGGGCGGTCCCGCCGATGACCACGAAGGCACCTGCGAGGCGGATGCGGTGGCGCGGATGCGGCAGGGGATGCGGTCGATGATCCGGCTGGGATCGGCATGGTATGACATCGAAAGCCAGATCACCGCGATCACCGAGCGGGGGCTTGATCCGCGCAACATGATCCTGTGCACCGATGATTGCCATTCGGGCACGCTGGTCCACGAGGGGCACATGAACCGCGCGGTGCGCCATGCGATCGGCTGCGGCTGCGACCCGCTGGTGGCCTTGCAGATGGCCACGATCAACACCGCCAGCCATTTCGGTCTGGAGCGGGAGATCGGCCAGATCGCGCCGGGGCGGCGGGCGGACATGATCGTGACATCGGATCTGGCCGCACTTCCCGTGGAGGAAGTTTATGCGCGCGGGGTGAAGGTGGCGGAGGATGGTGTCTGCCTTGCCCATTGTCCGCATCTGGATTGGCCCGCCGATACGCGGGGATCGGTGCATCTGGGCCGGGTGCTGGACGCGCGGGATTTCGAGATTGTCGCGCCCGAAGGCGCTGACAGGGTCCGGGTGCGCGTGATCGGGGTGGTGGAAAACCAGGCCCCGACCGAGGCGCTGGAGGCCGATCTGCCCGTGGCGGGCGGCATCGTCGAGGGCGCGGGCGGTGTCGCCCAGATCGCGCTGGTGGAACGGCATCGCGGCACGGGGCAGGTGGTGAACGGCTTCGTGTCGGGGTTCGGCTATGGGCCGGGAATGGCCATGGCCTCCACCGTGGCGCATGACAGCCACCACATGATCGTCGTGGGCACCGACCGCGCGATGATGGCGCAGGCGGCCAACCGGCTGGCCGAGGTGGGGGGCGGCGTGACCGTCTGGAAGGACGGGACGGAGCGCGCGCTGGTGGAATTGCCCATCGCAGGCCTGATGTCGGACAGCCCCGCGGCCGAGGTGGCGGCCAAGGCGCAAGCCATGGTCGCGGCCATGGCGGAGTGCGGCTGCACGCTCAACAATGCCTATATGCAGCATTCGCTGCTGGCGCTGGTCGTGATCCCGGCCTTGCGGATTTCCGACCTGGGCCTTGTGGATGTGACGCGGTTCCAGTTGACCGACCTGATCGTCGCGCCGAGCCCGTGA
- a CDS encoding AMP nucleosidase, translating into MSEPSLKISTPDQGQKAKVFTDAGEAVAHLQALYTEATGFLRARFTETLRDGAPGDTRYRAYYPEIRITTATYAVTDSRLSFGHVAEPGTYATTVTRPDLFGNYLRQQIGLLIKNHGVPVEIGPSLTPIPVHFAVAGDSAVTVPQEGAGDFTLRDVFDVPDLSTTHDDIVNGLGFTYEDGAHPLAPFTAQRVDYSLARLAHYTATDPVHFQNHVLFTNYQFYVDEFEAYARAMLADPDSGYTGFVATGNVEITEADTPIAQPPKMPQMPTYHLKRADGNGITLVNIGVGPSNAKTATDHIAVLRPHAWVMVGHCAGLRNSQRLGDFVLAHAYLREDKVLDDDLPVWVPVPALAEIQVALENAVAHVTELEGFELKRIMRTGTVASLDNRNWELRDQTGPVQRLSQSRAIALDMESATIAANGFRFRVPYGTLLCVSDKPLHGELKLPGMASDFYKTQVARHLLIGIRAMETLRDMPLERLHSRKLRSFEETAFL; encoded by the coding sequence ATGTCTGAGCCGTCGCTCAAGATTTCAACGCCCGACCAAGGGCAGAAGGCCAAGGTCTTTACCGATGCGGGCGAGGCCGTCGCCCATCTTCAGGCGCTCTATACCGAGGCCACGGGGTTCCTGCGCGCCCGCTTTACCGAGACGCTGCGCGACGGTGCGCCCGGCGATACGCGCTACCGCGCCTACTACCCCGAAATCCGCATCACGACGGCCACCTATGCCGTCACAGACAGCCGGTTGAGTTTCGGCCATGTGGCGGAACCCGGCACTTATGCCACCACCGTCACGCGGCCCGACCTGTTCGGCAATTACCTGCGCCAGCAGATCGGTCTCTTGATCAAGAACCACGGTGTGCCGGTCGAGATCGGCCCGTCGCTGACGCCCATTCCGGTGCATTTCGCCGTTGCCGGCGACAGCGCCGTCACCGTGCCGCAGGAAGGCGCGGGCGATTTCACGCTGCGCGATGTCTTTGACGTGCCGGACCTGTCCACCACGCATGACGATATCGTCAATGGCCTGGGATTTACCTACGAGGATGGGGCGCATCCGCTGGCACCCTTCACCGCGCAGAGGGTGGATTATTCGCTGGCGCGGCTGGCGCATTACACCGCGACCGATCCGGTGCATTTCCAGAACCACGTCCTGTTCACCAACTACCAGTTCTATGTCGATGAATTCGAGGCCTATGCCCGCGCCATGCTGGCCGATCCCGACAGCGGCTATACCGGGTTCGTCGCGACCGGAAATGTCGAGATCACGGAGGCTGACACCCCCATCGCGCAGCCCCCCAAGATGCCGCAGATGCCGACCTATCACCTGAAGCGGGCGGACGGGAACGGGATCACGCTGGTCAACATCGGGGTGGGGCCGTCGAATGCCAAGACGGCGACCGATCATATCGCGGTTTTGCGCCCGCATGCCTGGGTGATGGTGGGCCATTGCGCGGGCTTGCGAAATTCGCAGCGTCTGGGCGATTTCGTCCTGGCCCATGCCTATCTGCGCGAGGACAAGGTTCTGGACGACGACCTGCCCGTCTGGGTGCCGGTGCCCGCGCTGGCCGAAATCCAGGTCGCGCTGGAAAACGCCGTCGCGCATGTGACCGAGCTGGAAGGGTTCGAGCTGAAGCGGATCATGCGCACGGGGACGGTGGCGAGCCTTGATAACCGCAACTGGGAATTGCGCGACCAGACCGGGCCGGTGCAGCGCCTGTCGCAGTCCCGCGCCATCGCGCTCGACATGGAAAGCGCCACGATCGCGGCCAACGGGTTCCGGTTCCGGGTGCCTTACGGGACGCTTTTGTGCGTGTCGGACAAGCCGCTGCATGGCGAATTGAAGCTGCCCGGCATGGCCTCGGACTTCTACAAGACCCAGGTTGCGCGTCATCTTTTGATAGGAATTCGCGCGATGGAGACCCTGCGCGACATGCCGCTGGAGCGTTTGCACAGCCGCAAGCTGCGGTCCTTCGAGGAAACAGCCTTCCTTTGA
- a CDS encoding Hint domain-containing protein gives MMQVTAPLSAALEQDGPIRPSERWAAIWEAGVPIARGEWVRVPGPQAEMTLCLEFTVPPVRVSGPVRLWQGQAAPGRALALYRLPEGAFRLVHGEIDLTTGPDLGRTGETLSLRYRSCARGRGDILDIINHDRTQRHRVRTGLAVAARLDELLPRDERFLQVCQVAAIAGFGLPPSDLPGMSGQAVVMTRGGARAVDSLRVGNELVTATGARMPLRWIERRPRLCLGRSAPVRLRAPYFGLARDIWVTPETRVVRSGPAVEYIFGVEKVLVRAGDMTTIAGARRDRWKPVRHVHHLMLDDHACVMVDRCGIETALLADVIAAGDAKVASQLAETDRTPCLPVLDRAGAQALIGFKGRRVLG, from the coding sequence ATGATGCAGGTCACCGCCCCCTTGTCCGCGGCGCTGGAGCAGGACGGGCCTATCCGCCCGTCCGAGCGCTGGGCCGCGATCTGGGAGGCGGGTGTGCCCATCGCGCGCGGGGAGTGGGTCCGGGTACCGGGGCCACAGGCGGAAATGACGCTGTGCCTGGAATTCACGGTGCCGCCGGTGCGGGTTTCGGGGCCGGTGCGGTTGTGGCAGGGGCAGGCGGCGCCGGGGCGGGCGCTGGCGCTCTATCGTTTGCCGGAGGGGGCGTTTCGGCTGGTTCATGGCGAGATCGACCTGACCACCGGGCCCGACCTGGGGCGCACGGGCGAGACGCTGTCGCTGCGCTACCGGAGTTGCGCGCGGGGGCGGGGGGATATCCTCGACATCATCAACCATGACCGCACACAGCGTCACAGGGTGCGCACGGGGCTTGCCGTCGCCGCGCGGCTGGACGAGCTGTTGCCGCGCGACGAGCGGTTCCTTCAGGTCTGCCAGGTGGCGGCCATCGCCGGTTTCGGTCTGCCGCCGAGCGATCTGCCGGGCATGTCCGGTCAGGCGGTGGTGATGACGCGCGGGGGGGCGCGGGCGGTCGACAGCCTGCGCGTTGGCAACGAGCTGGTGACGGCAACGGGCGCACGGATGCCGCTGCGCTGGATCGAGCGGCGCCCGCGCCTGTGTCTTGGCCGGAGCGCGCCGGTCAGGTTGCGCGCACCCTATTTCGGGCTGGCGCGCGACATCTGGGTGACGCCGGAGACACGGGTCGTGCGCTCGGGTCCGGCGGTCGAATACATCTTTGGTGTCGAAAAGGTGCTGGTCCGCGCGGGCGACATGACCACGATTGCAGGCGCGCGCCGCGACCGTTGGAAGCCGGTGCGCCATGTGCATCACCTGATGCTCGACGATCATGCCTGCGTGATGGTGGATCGCTGCGGGATCGAGACGGCGCTGTTGGCCGATGTGATCGCGGCGGGCGATGCGAAGGTGGCCAGCCAATTGGCGGAGACCGACCGGACGCCCTGTCTGCCGGTTCTGGACCGCGCGGGCGCGCAGGCGCTGATCGGGTTCAAGGGGCGGCGCGTTCTGGGGTGA
- a CDS encoding HAD family hydrolase: MKIAMWSGPRNLSTAMMYAFAARGDCAVWDEPFYAPYLAATGADHPMAAEIMAAHETDPARVAARCAGPVPDGRAHFYMKHMPHHMVAGFPLDWAEGCVNVHLIRHPARVIASYAEKRGEMTLEDIGFPQQMALWERLPGPVIDSADIRADPGGALGRLCAEIGLAFSEAMLGWPEGPRPYDGVWAAHWYNAVHRSTGFAGAEGALPEVPEGRRALLEAALPIYEAMKARALRTG; this comes from the coding sequence ATGAAGATCGCGATGTGGTCGGGGCCACGCAACCTGTCGACGGCGATGATGTATGCCTTTGCCGCACGCGGCGATTGCGCGGTCTGGGACGAGCCGTTCTATGCGCCCTACCTGGCCGCGACGGGGGCCGACCACCCGATGGCGGCCGAAATCATGGCCGCCCATGAAACCGACCCCGCCCGCGTTGCCGCAAGATGCGCGGGGCCCGTGCCGGACGGCCGCGCGCATTTCTACATGAAGCACATGCCCCACCACATGGTGGCGGGGTTCCCGCTGGATTGGGCGGAGGGTTGCGTGAATGTCCACCTGATCCGGCATCCGGCCCGCGTGATCGCGAGCTATGCCGAGAAGCGGGGGGAGATGACGTTGGAGGATATCGGCTTTCCCCAGCAGATGGCGCTGTGGGAACGCCTGCCGGGGCCGGTGATCGACAGTGCCGATATCAGGGCCGATCCGGGCGGCGCGCTGGGGCGGCTCTGTGCCGAGATCGGATTGGCGTTCAGCGAGGCGATGCTGGGCTGGCCCGAGGGGCCGCGCCCCTATGACGGCGTCTGGGCCGCGCATTGGTATAATGCCGTGCACCGGTCGACCGGGTTCGCCGGGGCGGAAGGCGCCTTGCCCGAGGTGCCGGAGGGGCGGCGCGCGCTCTTGGAGGCGGCGTTGCCGATCTACGAGGCGATGAAGGCGCGGGCGTTGCGGACCGGCTGA
- a CDS encoding Crp/Fnr family transcriptional regulator: protein MIRRFAARAGDVLFHPGAACPGFLILDKGTIRVSLTAANGREVVLYRVTAGSVCLQTFTCLVGGGHYSAEGVVEADVEGELVPAELFRARLSQDDGFRALVFDGVAARFGEYQRLVEEVALTGFDARLARVLLRLADEAGFVAATHAALAAETASGRAFVSRRLAEMARGGAVAQEKGGVRVLDRAALERIAADNR, encoded by the coding sequence ATGATCCGCCGTTTCGCCGCCCGCGCGGGCGATGTGCTGTTTCACCCCGGCGCGGCCTGCCCCGGTTTCCTGATCCTCGACAAGGGGACGATCCGGGTGAGCCTGACGGCGGCGAACGGGCGGGAGGTGGTGCTCTACCGCGTGACGGCGGGAAGCGTGTGTTTGCAGACCTTCACCTGTCTGGTGGGCGGTGGGCATTACAGCGCCGAGGGCGTGGTGGAGGCGGATGTGGAGGGCGAATTGGTGCCCGCCGAGCTGTTCCGGGCGCGGCTGTCTCAGGATGACGGATTTCGCGCGCTGGTCTTTGACGGGGTGGCGGCGCGGTTCGGGGAATACCAAAGGCTGGTCGAAGAGGTCGCGCTGACCGGCTTCGACGCGCGGCTGGCGCGTGTGCTGTTGCGGTTGGCCGATGAGGCCGGGTTCGTTGCCGCGACCCATGCGGCGCTGGCGGCCGAGACGGCATCGGGCCGCGCTTTTGTCAGTCGACGGCTGGCCGAGATGGCGCGCGGGGGTGCTGTGGCGCAGGAAAAGGGCGGTGTGCGGGTGCTGGACCGGGCCGCGCTGGAACGGATTGCCGCAGACAACCGGTGA
- the msrA gene encoding peptide-methionine (S)-S-oxide reductase MsrA, which produces MPRLPLSPVTKALALTAALLAALATQSGRAHAQDLRTAVVAGGCFWCVEADFERVPGVVSVVSGFAGGSVPNPSYRQVVAGGTGHLEVVRITYDATILPQDRLLHLFLRSIDPLDAGGQFCDRGENYTSAIFVETPQDRQLAEAALAQASRDLGQEVVTPVRDAAPFYPAEAYHQDYYLSDELILTRFGPRRKSVAYGLYRTACGRDARVEQLWGADAPFLPRSGG; this is translated from the coding sequence ATGCCCCGCCTTCCCCTTTCGCCCGTGACCAAGGCGCTGGCCCTGACCGCCGCCCTCCTTGCCGCGCTCGCCACCCAATCGGGCCGCGCCCATGCGCAGGACCTCCGCACCGCCGTGGTCGCAGGCGGCTGTTTCTGGTGCGTGGAGGCCGATTTCGAACGCGTCCCCGGCGTGGTCTCGGTCGTGTCGGGCTTTGCCGGCGGCAGCGTCCCGAATCCCTCCTATCGACAGGTCGTGGCGGGCGGCACCGGCCATCTCGAAGTGGTCCGGATCACCTATGACGCGACGATCCTGCCGCAGGACCGGCTCCTGCACCTGTTCCTGCGCTCCATCGATCCGCTGGATGCGGGCGGGCAATTCTGCGACCGGGGCGAAAACTACACCTCCGCCATTTTCGTCGAAACGCCGCAGGACCGGCAATTGGCCGAGGCCGCGCTGGCACAAGCCTCCCGCGACTTGGGCCAAGAGGTCGTGACACCGGTCCGCGATGCCGCCCCCTTCTACCCGGCCGAAGCCTATCATCAGGATTATTACCTGTCGGACGAGCTGATCCTCACCCGCTTTGGGCCGCGCCGCAAATCCGTGGCCTATGGCCTCTACCGCACGGCCTGTGGCCGCGATGCGCGCGTCGAACAGCTCTGGGGCGCGGATGCGCCCTTCCTCCCCCGCTCCGGGGGGTGA
- a CDS encoding Hint domain-containing protein produces MAVGQELPINVNASAFQMAQTIFGSGATVVSASYSGDRLSSGIYSNADAVTPGVAPSDSGVILSTGYVRDFTQSSGDPNRSGSTSTNTTGQNDNPLFNGLVGGRTFDAAILTTSFIPTGDVLTISFVFASEEYPEFAGSIFNDAVGIWINGQVVTSPVVNFTQINSINQSANSTLFVNNTGDAYNTEMDGFTVTLSLLIPVNPGVVNTLTIGIADVADASYDSAVLIAAGSVQSAFIAQDDTITVNQNTYGILDVLANDGDGVGVAVVTHINGIAVSPGGFVTLSDGALVVLMPDGTLLIMPPAAQAGQTAPVTTNFSYTAQSAAGVSDTAFVTVTTVPCFTHGTRIRTERGEVPVEALAVGDLVKTRDHGLQPVRWIGERRVAALGAHAPVVIEAGVFGHHRRLVVSQQHRVLLTHWMAELLFGEEEVLVAARDLVNGCSVRLQEGGEVSYVHLLFDRHEIIWSEGLLTESFLPGPQVMSAMEEDVRAEVLELFPEIDAETHRGYGASARASLRSYEARVLRGVAVA; encoded by the coding sequence ATGGCAGTCGGCCAGGAATTGCCCATCAACGTGAACGCCAGCGCGTTCCAGATGGCACAGACCATTTTCGGAAGCGGTGCAACGGTCGTGAGCGCGAGTTATTCCGGGGACAGGTTGTCCTCGGGCATCTACAGCAATGCCGATGCGGTGACGCCCGGTGTCGCGCCCTCTGACAGCGGCGTGATCCTGTCCACGGGCTATGTGCGGGATTTCACGCAATCCTCGGGCGATCCCAACCGGTCGGGCAGCACCTCGACCAACACGACGGGGCAGAACGACAACCCGCTGTTCAACGGCTTGGTCGGGGGACGGACGTTTGACGCGGCGATCCTGACCACCAGTTTCATTCCCACGGGCGATGTGCTGACGATCAGTTTCGTCTTTGCCTCGGAGGAATACCCGGAATTCGCGGGGTCGATCTTCAACGATGCGGTGGGGATCTGGATCAACGGGCAGGTCGTGACTTCGCCGGTGGTGAATTTCACCCAGATCAATTCGATCAACCAGAGCGCCAATTCGACGCTGTTCGTGAACAACACGGGCGATGCCTACAACACCGAGATGGACGGGTTCACGGTGACGCTGTCGCTGCTGATCCCGGTCAATCCGGGCGTGGTGAACACGCTGACCATCGGGATCGCGGATGTGGCCGACGCGTCCTATGACAGCGCGGTGCTGATCGCGGCGGGATCGGTGCAGAGCGCCTTCATCGCGCAGGATGACACGATCACGGTGAACCAGAACACCTACGGGATCCTCGACGTTCTGGCCAATGACGGGGACGGGGTGGGGGTGGCCGTGGTCACCCATATCAACGGCATCGCGGTCAGCCCGGGCGGTTTCGTGACGCTGTCGGACGGGGCGCTGGTCGTGCTGATGCCCGATGGCACGCTCTTGATCATGCCCCCGGCGGCGCAGGCGGGCCAGACCGCGCCGGTGACGACGAATTTCAGCTACACGGCCCAATCGGCGGCAGGCGTGAGCGACACGGCCTTTGTCACGGTGACGACGGTGCCCTGTTTCACCCATGGCACGCGGATCAGGACGGAGCGCGGCGAAGTGCCGGTCGAGGCGCTGGCGGTGGGCGACCTGGTCAAGACGCGCGATCACGGGCTGCAGCCGGTGCGCTGGATCGGGGAGCGGCGGGTTGCGGCGCTGGGCGCGCATGCGCCGGTGGTGATCGAGGCGGGTGTTTTCGGACATCATCGGCGGCTGGTCGTGTCGCAGCAGCACCGGGTGCTTCTGACGCATTGGATGGCGGAATTGCTGTTCGGCGAGGAAGAGGTGCTGGTGGCGGCCCGCGATCTTGTGAACGGCTGTTCGGTCAGGCTGCAGGAGGGGGGCGAGGTGAGCTATGTCCATCTCCTGTTCGACCGGCACGAGATCATCTGGTCGGAGGGATTGCTGACCGAAAGCTTCCTGCCGGGGCCGCAGGTGATGTCGGCGATGGAAGAGGATGTGCGCGCGGAGGTGCTGGAGCTGTTCCCCGAGATCGATGCCGAGACGCATCGGGGCTACGGGGCCTCGGCACGGGCATCGCTGCGGTCCTACGAGGCGCGGGTTCTGCGGGGCGTCGCCGTGGCATGA
- a CDS encoding DMT family transporter yields MDIRALLGGLLFALIWSSAFASARIIVEAAPPLTALALRFLISGGIGIGIALAMGQSMRLSAAQWRAVVIFGICQNALYLGLNFVAMQWIEASLAAIIASTMPLLVAAASWGLFRDRLPALGLAGLAAGFFGVGLIMVQRLSGGADALGIVLCLIGAVALTVATLAVRVAAQGGGNLLMIVGLQMLVGSAVLAPIAALTETIVVDWSVPLVVAFAYTTLMPGLLATLIWFWLVGRIGATRAATFHFLNPVFGVAIAAVLLGEGLSWVDALGVAIVAAGILAVQLSRAKPA; encoded by the coding sequence ATGGACATTCGCGCGCTGCTTGGGGGGCTGTTGTTTGCCCTGATCTGGTCGTCGGCCTTTGCCTCGGCCCGGATCATCGTGGAGGCGGCCCCGCCCCTCACCGCGCTGGCGCTGCGGTTCCTGATCTCGGGCGGGATCGGCATCGGCATCGCGCTGGCCATGGGCCAATCCATGCGCCTGTCGGCGGCGCAGTGGCGCGCCGTGGTCATTTTCGGCATCTGCCAGAACGCGCTGTATCTGGGGCTCAACTTCGTCGCCATGCAATGGATCGAGGCGTCGCTGGCCGCCATCATCGCCTCGACCATGCCGCTGTTAGTGGCGGCGGCGTCCTGGGGTCTGTTCCGCGACCGGTTGCCTGCGCTGGGTCTGGCCGGGCTGGCGGCGGGGTTTTTCGGCGTCGGGCTGATCATGGTGCAACGCCTGTCGGGCGGCGCGGATGCGCTGGGCATCGTGCTGTGCCTGATCGGGGCGGTGGCCCTGACGGTGGCGACGCTGGCGGTGCGGGTCGCCGCACAGGGCGGCGGCAACCTGTTGATGATCGTGGGCTTGCAGATGCTGGTCGGATCGGCCGTGCTGGCCCCGATTGCGGCGCTGACCGAGACGATCGTGGTGGATTGGTCGGTGCCCCTGGTCGTGGCCTTTGCCTATACCACGCTGATGCCGGGATTGCTGGCAACGCTGATCTGGTTCTGGCTTGTGGGCCGGATCGGGGCGACGCGGGCCGCGACCTTTCACTTCCTCAACCCGGTCTTCGGGGTGGCCATCGCCGCCGTGCTTTTGGGCGAGGGCCTGTCCTGGGTCGATGCGCTGGGCGTGGCCATCGTGGCGGCGGGCATCCTGGCGGTGCAGCTGTCACGCGCCAAACCGGCCTGA